The following are encoded together in the Platichthys flesus chromosome 9, fPlaFle2.1, whole genome shotgun sequence genome:
- the cnga3a gene encoding cyclic nucleotide-gated channel cone photoreceptor subunit alpha isoform X1 gives MAEIEKSLSTRQRLSSNTPADELAVIENGDSRAHSLCEDVSERTTSSVSHRGSFTGAATMGRLSYFFFMLRNWASHRMHPETERHDSFLDRFRGPELKEVASRESNAQSVGQNDVVRKKNLASKWPLATYNMNNCNNTDDKKEDKKEEIKKDEKKDEKDEKKDEKDEKKDDKKDEKKDEKKDEKKDEKKDEKKDEKKDEKKDDKKDEKKKEEPPKEIWIMDPAADQYYKWLTVIAGPVFYNLMMIVTRACFNELQNSYTKLWIFLDYTSDFVYFADTFVRARTGYLEQGLLVKDSKKLRDKYRTTSQFKYDMISMIPTDLLFLQFGFNNPEFRFNRLCKLPRLFEFFERTETRTSFPNMFRISNLVLYILVIIHWNACMFFAISKTIGFGTDTWVYPNISHPEHGRLARKYIYSLYWSTLTLTTIGETPAPVRDVEFLFVIADFLTGVLIFASIVGNVGAMISNMNASRAEFQAKIDSIKQYMQFRKVSKDLEARVIKWFDYLWTEKKTCDEKEVLKNLPDKLKAEIAINVHLDTLKKVRIFQDCEAGLLIELVLKLQPQVFSPGDYICKKGDIGREMYIIKEGKLAVVADDGVTQFVVLSDGAYFGEISILGIKGSKAGNRRTANIRSVGYSDLFALSKDDLMEALTEYPDAKKALEEKGKAILMKDNLIDEAVANAGADPKDMEEKVIHLQSNLDLMQTKFAQLMAQFTSSQTRIKSRITDMESKVKSIQPQDLSEVVADKDKKVQ, from the exons ATGGCAGAGATCGAAAAGTCCCTTTCAACCAGACAGCGTTTGTCCTCCAACACACCTGCTGATGAGCTGGCGGTGATTGAAAATGGAGACAGCAG AGCTCACTCTCTTTGTGAGGACGTCTCTGAGAGAACAACATCCTCAGTGTCCCACAGAGGCTCGTTTACAGGTGCTGCAACAATGGGCAG GCTCTCTTACTTCTTCTTCATGCTGCGAAACTGGGCCTCTCACAGAATGCacccagagacagagaggcacgACTCCTTCCTGGATCGCTTCAGAGGCCCTGAGCTCAAAGAAGTCGCCAGTCGAGAGAGCAACGCCCAGTCTGTGGGTCAAAACGACGTGGTCCGTAAGAAAAA TCTCGCCAGTAAGTGGCCGCTGGCTACTTACAACATGAATAACTGCAACAACACAGACGA CAAAAAAGAGGACAAGAAAGAGGAGATTAAAAAAGATGAGAAGAAAGACgagaaggatgagaagaaggacgagaaggatgagaagaagGATGACAAGAAGGATGAGAAGAAAGACGAGAAGAAAGATgagaaaaaggatgagaagaaagatgagaaaaaggatgagaagaaAGATGAGAAAAAGGATGATAAGaaggatgagaaaaagaaagaggagccCCC GAAAGAAATCTGGATTATGGATCCAGCTGCAGACCAGTACTACAAATGGCTGACTGTCATCGCAGGGCCAGTATTTTATAACCTAATGATGATCGTAACAAG AGCTTGTTTTAATGAACTCCAAAACTCTTATACAAAACTCTGGATTTTCTTGGACTACACCTCAGACTTTGTCTACTTCGCAGACACGTTTGTCCGAGCAAGAACAG GTTACTTGGAACAAGGGCTGCTGGTAAAAGACTCCAAGAAACTGAGAgataaatacagaacaacatctCAGTTCAAGTACGACATGATCTCCATGATCCCCACTGATCTGCTGTTCCTGCAATTCGGATTCAACAACCCCGAGTTTAGATTCAACCGTCTCTGCAAACTGCCAAGGCTATTCGAGTTCTTTGAGCGGACTGAAACCAGAACCAGCTTCCCGAACATGTTCCGAATCAGCAATCTCGTGCTTTACATCCTGGTTATTATCCACTGGAATGCTTGTATGTTCTTTGCCATTTCAAAAACAATAGGTTTTGGGACTGACACGTGGGTGTATCCCAACATCAGCCACCCAGAGCACGGCCGCTTGGCCAGAAAGTACATCTATTCCCTCTACTGGTCAACACTGACCCTCACAACCATTGGAGAAACCCCTGCACCAGTCAGGGATGTCGAATTCCTCTTCGTCATCGCcgacttcctcactggtgtcctGATTTTCGCTAGTATCGTCGGTAACGTCGGTGCCATGATCTCCAACATGAATGCATCTCGTGCTGAGTTCCAGGCAAAGATCGACTCTATTAAGCAGTACATGCAGTTCCGAAAGGTCTCCAAAGACCTGGAGGCCAGGGTCATCAAGTGGTTTGACTACCTGTGGACTGAGAAGAAGACGTGTGATGAGAAGGAGGTGTTGAAAAACCTCCCTGACAAGCTCAAGGCTGAGATCGCCATCAATGTCCATTTGGATACTCTAAAAAAGGTGCGTATTTTCCAGGACTGCGAGGCGGGTCTCCTGATTGAGTTGGTGCTGAAGCTGCAGCCGCAGGTGTTCAGTCCTGGAGATTACATCTGTAAGAAAGGGGATATTGGCAGGGAGATGTACATCATCAAGGAGGGGAAGCTCGCCGTGGTGGCTGATGATGGAGTCACTCAGTTTGTGGTGCTCAGTGATGGCGCGTACTTTGGGGAAATTAGTATCTTGGGAATCAAGGGCAGTAAGGCAGGCAACAGGAGAACTGCCAACATTAGAAGTGTGGGTTACTCTGATCTCTTTGCCCTGTCCAAAGATGACTTGATGGAAGCACTAACCGAGTATCCAGACGCCAAGAAGGCTCtggaggagaaggggaaagCTATCTTGATGAAAGACAACCTCATCGACGAGGCGGTCGCCAATGCCGGCGCCGATCCCAAAGACATGGAGGAAAAGGTCATCCATCTGCAGAGCAACCTTGACTTGATGCAGACAAAGTTTGCCCAGTTGATGGCACAGTTCACCTCCAGCCAGACAAGGATAAAGAGTAGGATCACCGACATGGAGTCCAAAGTGAAATCCATACAGCCACAGGACCTTTCTGAAGTGGTGGccgacaaagacaaaaaagtacAGTGA
- the cnga3a gene encoding cyclic nucleotide-gated channel cone photoreceptor subunit alpha isoform X2: MAEIEKSLSTRQRLSSNTPADELAVIENGDSRAHSLCEDVSERTTSSVSHRGSFTGAATMGRMHPETERHDSFLDRFRGPELKEVASRESNAQSVGQNDVVRKKNLASKWPLATYNMNNCNNTDDKKEDKKEEIKKDEKKDEKDEKKDEKDEKKDDKKDEKKDEKKDEKKDEKKDEKKDEKKDEKKDDKKDEKKKEEPPKEIWIMDPAADQYYKWLTVIAGPVFYNLMMIVTRACFNELQNSYTKLWIFLDYTSDFVYFADTFVRARTGYLEQGLLVKDSKKLRDKYRTTSQFKYDMISMIPTDLLFLQFGFNNPEFRFNRLCKLPRLFEFFERTETRTSFPNMFRISNLVLYILVIIHWNACMFFAISKTIGFGTDTWVYPNISHPEHGRLARKYIYSLYWSTLTLTTIGETPAPVRDVEFLFVIADFLTGVLIFASIVGNVGAMISNMNASRAEFQAKIDSIKQYMQFRKVSKDLEARVIKWFDYLWTEKKTCDEKEVLKNLPDKLKAEIAINVHLDTLKKVRIFQDCEAGLLIELVLKLQPQVFSPGDYICKKGDIGREMYIIKEGKLAVVADDGVTQFVVLSDGAYFGEISILGIKGSKAGNRRTANIRSVGYSDLFALSKDDLMEALTEYPDAKKALEEKGKAILMKDNLIDEAVANAGADPKDMEEKVIHLQSNLDLMQTKFAQLMAQFTSSQTRIKSRITDMESKVKSIQPQDLSEVVADKDKKVQ; encoded by the exons ATGGCAGAGATCGAAAAGTCCCTTTCAACCAGACAGCGTTTGTCCTCCAACACACCTGCTGATGAGCTGGCGGTGATTGAAAATGGAGACAGCAG AGCTCACTCTCTTTGTGAGGACGTCTCTGAGAGAACAACATCCTCAGTGTCCCACAGAGGCTCGTTTACAGGTGCTGCAACAATGGGCAG AATGCacccagagacagagaggcacgACTCCTTCCTGGATCGCTTCAGAGGCCCTGAGCTCAAAGAAGTCGCCAGTCGAGAGAGCAACGCCCAGTCTGTGGGTCAAAACGACGTGGTCCGTAAGAAAAA TCTCGCCAGTAAGTGGCCGCTGGCTACTTACAACATGAATAACTGCAACAACACAGACGA CAAAAAAGAGGACAAGAAAGAGGAGATTAAAAAAGATGAGAAGAAAGACgagaaggatgagaagaaggacgagaaggatgagaagaagGATGACAAGAAGGATGAGAAGAAAGACGAGAAGAAAGATgagaaaaaggatgagaagaaagatgagaaaaaggatgagaagaaAGATGAGAAAAAGGATGATAAGaaggatgagaaaaagaaagaggagccCCC GAAAGAAATCTGGATTATGGATCCAGCTGCAGACCAGTACTACAAATGGCTGACTGTCATCGCAGGGCCAGTATTTTATAACCTAATGATGATCGTAACAAG AGCTTGTTTTAATGAACTCCAAAACTCTTATACAAAACTCTGGATTTTCTTGGACTACACCTCAGACTTTGTCTACTTCGCAGACACGTTTGTCCGAGCAAGAACAG GTTACTTGGAACAAGGGCTGCTGGTAAAAGACTCCAAGAAACTGAGAgataaatacagaacaacatctCAGTTCAAGTACGACATGATCTCCATGATCCCCACTGATCTGCTGTTCCTGCAATTCGGATTCAACAACCCCGAGTTTAGATTCAACCGTCTCTGCAAACTGCCAAGGCTATTCGAGTTCTTTGAGCGGACTGAAACCAGAACCAGCTTCCCGAACATGTTCCGAATCAGCAATCTCGTGCTTTACATCCTGGTTATTATCCACTGGAATGCTTGTATGTTCTTTGCCATTTCAAAAACAATAGGTTTTGGGACTGACACGTGGGTGTATCCCAACATCAGCCACCCAGAGCACGGCCGCTTGGCCAGAAAGTACATCTATTCCCTCTACTGGTCAACACTGACCCTCACAACCATTGGAGAAACCCCTGCACCAGTCAGGGATGTCGAATTCCTCTTCGTCATCGCcgacttcctcactggtgtcctGATTTTCGCTAGTATCGTCGGTAACGTCGGTGCCATGATCTCCAACATGAATGCATCTCGTGCTGAGTTCCAGGCAAAGATCGACTCTATTAAGCAGTACATGCAGTTCCGAAAGGTCTCCAAAGACCTGGAGGCCAGGGTCATCAAGTGGTTTGACTACCTGTGGACTGAGAAGAAGACGTGTGATGAGAAGGAGGTGTTGAAAAACCTCCCTGACAAGCTCAAGGCTGAGATCGCCATCAATGTCCATTTGGATACTCTAAAAAAGGTGCGTATTTTCCAGGACTGCGAGGCGGGTCTCCTGATTGAGTTGGTGCTGAAGCTGCAGCCGCAGGTGTTCAGTCCTGGAGATTACATCTGTAAGAAAGGGGATATTGGCAGGGAGATGTACATCATCAAGGAGGGGAAGCTCGCCGTGGTGGCTGATGATGGAGTCACTCAGTTTGTGGTGCTCAGTGATGGCGCGTACTTTGGGGAAATTAGTATCTTGGGAATCAAGGGCAGTAAGGCAGGCAACAGGAGAACTGCCAACATTAGAAGTGTGGGTTACTCTGATCTCTTTGCCCTGTCCAAAGATGACTTGATGGAAGCACTAACCGAGTATCCAGACGCCAAGAAGGCTCtggaggagaaggggaaagCTATCTTGATGAAAGACAACCTCATCGACGAGGCGGTCGCCAATGCCGGCGCCGATCCCAAAGACATGGAGGAAAAGGTCATCCATCTGCAGAGCAACCTTGACTTGATGCAGACAAAGTTTGCCCAGTTGATGGCACAGTTCACCTCCAGCCAGACAAGGATAAAGAGTAGGATCACCGACATGGAGTCCAAAGTGAAATCCATACAGCCACAGGACCTTTCTGAAGTGGTGGccgacaaagacaaaaaagtacAGTGA